The following coding sequences are from one Mycoplasma mycoides subsp. capri window:
- the tig gene encoding trigger factor, which yields MIFAQEKFVDQGQGKWTVTIQDDQWTEFLKKAKNRLKANLVVPGFRKGKAPESETAKYLTPIKIYNEAFKIVVKPAFDFALSQENKIQNDNSPTPVIVKVSDKEIVIDFIFDLVLELKVGEYKNITTVKKPVLEVNQEDVDNVIDMYRSRFAMQKEKQADDQIQKGDIVTFDFKGYVDDQAFEGGEAKDFVLEIGSNQFVPGFEDSMIGLKVGENQEINVKFPEEYIPSLAGKDAKFVLNIKNIKEKILPAKDDELVKDLNLPDITTYEQLEQKVKEDVLEQKTKISKSEFVESIIDEIIKNSEFQIPKTIIERQIKDVKKEFEDQLAQQKITLDKYKEITKITQEEIDEELKSDATHRIKSFLVASEIKNKENIVASEEAINAKFEEFANLYGIEAEKIKSLIDNQAIKHQVESELLETFIFENNGN from the coding sequence ATGATTTTTGCACAAGAAAAATTTGTTGATCAAGGTCAAGGGAAATGAACTGTTACTATACAAGATGATCAATGAACAGAATTTTTAAAAAAAGCTAAAAATAGATTAAAAGCTAATTTAGTAGTTCCAGGATTTAGAAAAGGTAAAGCTCCTGAAAGTGAAACTGCTAAATATTTAACACCAATTAAAATTTATAATGAAGCTTTTAAAATTGTTGTTAAACCAGCATTTGATTTTGCTTTAAGCCAAGAAAATAAAATTCAAAATGATAATTCACCAACTCCTGTAATTGTTAAAGTATCAGATAAAGAAATTGTTATTGATTTTATTTTTGATTTAGTTTTAGAATTAAAAGTTGGAGAATATAAAAACATAACAACTGTTAAAAAACCAGTTCTTGAAGTAAATCAAGAAGATGTTGATAATGTTATTGATATGTATCGTTCAAGATTTGCTATGCAAAAAGAAAAACAAGCTGATGATCAAATTCAAAAAGGAGATATTGTAACTTTTGATTTTAAAGGTTATGTTGATGATCAAGCTTTTGAAGGTGGAGAAGCTAAAGACTTTGTTTTAGAAATTGGTTCAAATCAATTTGTTCCTGGTTTTGAAGATTCAATGATCGGATTAAAAGTTGGTGAAAATCAAGAAATTAATGTTAAATTCCCTGAAGAATACATCCCATCATTAGCTGGAAAAGATGCTAAATTTGTTTTAAATATTAAAAACATTAAAGAAAAAATTCTACCAGCAAAAGATGATGAATTAGTTAAAGACTTAAACTTACCAGACATTACTACTTATGAACAATTAGAACAAAAAGTTAAAGAAGATGTTTTAGAACAAAAAACTAAAATTAGTAAATCAGAATTTGTTGAAAGCATTATTGATGAAATTATTAAAAATTCAGAATTCCAAATTCCAAAAACAATTATTGAAAGACAAATAAAAGATGTTAAAAAAGAATTTGAAGATCAATTAGCTCAACAAAAAATTACACTAGATAAATATAAAGAAATTACAAAAATTACTCAAGAAGAAATTGATGAAGAACTAAAAAGTGATGCTACTCATAGAATTAAGTCATTTTTAGTTGCAAGTGAAATTAAAAATAAAGAAAATATTGTTGCAAGTGAAGAAGCTATTAATGCTAAATTTGAAGAATTTGCAAATCTTTATGGAATTGAAGCTGAAAAAATTAAATCATTAATTGATAATCAAGCTATTAAACACCAAGTTGAATCAGAATTATTAGAAACATTTATTTTTGAAAACAACGGAAATTAA
- a CDS encoding MMB_0454 family protein encodes MYIDIEKNSKGNLKIESKVINRLVENVILSMTKISDPKNVSSSIYVLDENQLHILATIKIGDEKLQDLNINEDKIFKAIDKTINQTISMKPKNINISYIR; translated from the coding sequence ATGTATATAGATATTGAAAAAAATTCTAAAGGTAATTTAAAAATAGAAAGTAAAGTTATTAATAGATTAGTTGAAAATGTTATTTTATCAATGACTAAAATTTCTGATCCTAAAAATGTTTCATCTTCAATTTATGTACTTGATGAAAATCAATTACACATTTTAGCAACTATTAAAATTGGTGATGAAAAATTACAAGATTTAAATATTAATGAAGATAAAATTTTTAAAGCTATTGATAAAACAATTAATCAAACAATTTCTATGAAACCTAAAAACATCAATATATCATATATAAGATAG
- the efp gene encoding elongation factor P, whose translation MSVNDLRPGTTFLYDGNIYLVLEQAFSKTGRQQGKVTVKAKNMRTGARVELTFTGGEKVDKAMIERKEMQYLYNDGNDAYLMNTETYEQVSIPMTRLEWEKNFLVDGLMINMTEFENEVLGIDLPVKVELTVVEAEAAVKGDTTSGAQKKAILETGLEIMVPLFVNQGTKIIVSSADGKYVGRA comes from the coding sequence ATGTCAGTTAACGATTTACGTCCAGGTACAACATTTCTATATGATGGAAATATTTATTTAGTATTAGAACAAGCATTTTCAAAAACAGGAAGACAACAAGGAAAAGTAACTGTTAAAGCAAAAAATATGAGAACTGGTGCTAGAGTTGAATTAACTTTTACAGGTGGTGAAAAAGTTGATAAAGCAATGATTGAAAGAAAAGAAATGCAGTACTTATATAATGATGGAAATGATGCTTATTTAATGAATACAGAAACTTATGAACAAGTTTCAATACCAATGACTAGATTAGAATGAGAAAAAAACTTTTTAGTTGATGGTTTAATGATTAATATGACTGAATTTGAAAATGAAGTTTTAGGTATTGATCTTCCTGTTAAAGTTGAACTAACTGTAGTTGAAGCTGAGGCTGCTGTTAAAGGTGATACTACAAGTGGGGCTCAAAAAAAAGCTATATTAGAAACTGGATTAGAAATAATGGTGCCTTTATTTGTAAATCAAGGAACTAAAATAATTGTTTCAAGTGCTGATGGAAAATATGTAGGAAGAGCCTAA
- the fmt gene encoding methionyl-tRNA formyltransferase: MENKIKVVFCGTPKIGADVLKALIEMNEVEVVLVISQPDKPIGRKKQIVYTPVKKLALENNLKVVQPNKIGEIYDELAKLEFDFLITCAFGQFIPTKILKLAKIDSINFHGSLLPKLRGGAPIQYAIKNGDKKTGITIMQMVKQMDAGDYYVQESIDILDSDDSGSLFEKMGQLAYSMCKKYLVDIYNHKFELIKQNENEVTFCKNISSEEEKINWNNTSLDIFNLIRSLSPSPISYTTINNQRYKIKSSKVIDLDNQNENVMPGTIIDINKQGIVIKTLDKALLILEIQKEGKKMILASNYYLNKLSDLKINDKFD; this comes from the coding sequence ATGGAAAATAAAATTAAAGTTGTTTTTTGTGGCACTCCAAAAATTGGAGCTGATGTTTTAAAAGCTTTAATTGAAATGAATGAAGTTGAAGTTGTTTTAGTAATTAGTCAACCAGACAAGCCAATTGGTAGAAAAAAACAAATAGTTTATACACCAGTTAAAAAATTAGCTTTAGAAAATAATTTAAAAGTTGTTCAACCAAATAAAATTGGTGAAATTTATGATGAATTAGCTAAATTAGAGTTTGATTTTTTAATTACTTGTGCTTTTGGTCAGTTTATTCCAACTAAAATTTTAAAATTAGCAAAAATTGATTCAATTAATTTTCATGGTAGTTTATTACCAAAATTAAGAGGGGGAGCTCCTATTCAATATGCTATTAAAAATGGAGATAAAAAAACTGGGATTACAATTATGCAAATGGTTAAGCAAATGGATGCTGGTGATTATTATGTTCAAGAAAGTATTGATATTTTAGATAGTGATGATTCTGGTAGTTTGTTTGAAAAAATGGGTCAATTAGCTTATAGTATGTGTAAAAAATATTTAGTTGATATTTATAATCATAAGTTTGAGTTAATTAAACAAAATGAAAATGAAGTGACTTTTTGTAAAAATATTTCTAGTGAAGAAGAAAAAATCAATTGAAATAATACTAGTTTAGATATTTTTAATTTAATTAGATCACTATCACCAAGTCCTATTTCATATACAACTATTAATAATCAAAGATATAAAATTAAAAGTTCTAAAGTAATTGATTTAGATAATCAAAATGAAAATGTTATGCCTGGAACTATTATTGATATTAATAAGCAAGGAATAGTTATTAAAACTTTAGATAAAGCTTTATTAATTTTAGAAATTCAAAAAGAAGGTAAAAAAATGATTTTAGCTTCTAATTATTATTTAAATAAATTAAGTGATTTAAAAATAAACGATAAGTTTGACTAA
- a CDS encoding DUF2779 domain-containing protein — MNSIFKINISKEIFKIANLKCIKIAWILQNINNFKKAVEWNKTKKYFFNIDHDLESEDDFSSDSTSINLFEEYTNTDLKTEQEKDEFLKKWESFFNSDDGFRLDEFKGDAIEDGLEFGKKVIEYFDLKQIKEYPNKLTKDFNDTANIYDAVNQTKELLKNHQDQYVYLYEPAFEFDNFNLKVKCDVLKLNGDNHVEIIEAKATSKVKKEHFWDLVYQVYVLERNGYIVDNIAIARLNKNYLRDYDSNVDFDLKTSIEEFVSQYKDISFDQAKKIVDNIGDLDLGFKNIDEIDDLDLNKLIEIDYFTYGQAKTRNTLIEDYKSLINVVDIDELFLKIAYMLRLDENQIIEIFKNDSCYLHYDKKGKNWIKWTREISDYKACQHVLNWFDEKTPNFWHFGGAKQTQKAFLIRHLHSPYFKDYNSLLDSEITNLLNDQYDKFINYKYNRIFKISKLDDQIKSDPSLMIDNNYFYILKQVMNKYKTLPIYMYDFETVKFAVPKYNKVNPYYQIPFQYSIDIIHDKNYDYNNPDSMIHYDFLANDYQDPRKEFIINFLKDIFSNKKGVYVAYNDAFEKSVLKRIAFLFPKLAIPILYIVNNTIDLMDFFKGVKQDSSIDANFRPWFLIANKNFYGSYSIKKTQPALDSTFTYKNLTINNGSKASETFRRFLEQRIERTVWDNLIRKDMIKYCNRDTLAMVVILKKVDEIIKIWEAKHGK; from the coding sequence ATGAATAGTATTTTTAAAATTAATATTTCTAAAGAAATTTTTAAAATCGCTAATTTAAAATGTATTAAAATCGCTTGAATATTGCAAAATATTAATAATTTTAAAAAGGCTGTTGAATGAAATAAAACTAAAAAATATTTTTTTAATATTGATCATGATTTAGAATCTGAAGATGATTTTTCAAGTGATTCTACTAGTATTAATTTATTTGAAGAATACACAAACACAGATTTAAAAACTGAACAAGAAAAAGATGAGTTTTTAAAAAAGTGAGAAAGTTTTTTTAATAGTGATGATGGGTTTAGACTTGATGAGTTTAAAGGTGATGCTATTGAAGATGGATTAGAATTTGGTAAAAAAGTAATTGAATATTTTGATTTAAAACAAATCAAAGAATATCCAAATAAATTAACTAAAGATTTTAATGACACAGCAAATATATATGATGCTGTTAATCAAACTAAAGAATTATTAAAAAATCACCAAGATCAATATGTTTATTTATATGAACCAGCTTTTGAGTTTGATAATTTTAATTTAAAAGTTAAATGTGATGTTTTGAAATTAAATGGTGATAATCATGTTGAAATAATTGAAGCAAAAGCAACTAGTAAAGTTAAAAAAGAACATTTTTGAGATTTAGTTTATCAAGTGTATGTTTTAGAAAGAAATGGTTATATTGTTGATAATATTGCGATTGCCAGATTAAATAAAAATTATTTAAGAGATTATGATAGTAATGTTGATTTTGATTTAAAAACAAGTATTGAAGAATTTGTATCACAATATAAAGATATTAGTTTTGATCAAGCTAAAAAAATTGTTGATAATATTGGTGATTTAGATTTAGGATTTAAAAATATAGATGAAATTGATGATTTAGATTTAAATAAATTAATTGAAATTGATTATTTTACTTATGGTCAAGCAAAAACTAGAAATACATTAATTGAAGATTATAAAAGTTTAATTAATGTTGTTGATATAGATGAATTATTTTTAAAAATAGCTTATATGTTAAGATTAGATGAAAATCAAATTATAGAAATTTTTAAAAATGATTCTTGTTATTTACATTATGATAAAAAAGGTAAAAATTGAATTAAGTGAACTAGAGAAATTTCAGATTATAAGGCTTGTCAACACGTATTAAATTGATTTGATGAAAAAACTCCTAATTTTTGACATTTTGGAGGAGCTAAACAAACGCAAAAAGCTTTTTTAATTAGACATTTACACTCACCATATTTTAAAGATTATAATTCATTATTAGATAGTGAAATTACTAATTTATTAAATGATCAATATGATAAATTTATTAATTATAAATATAATCGTATTTTTAAAATTAGTAAATTAGATGATCAAATTAAATCAGATCCATCATTAATGATTGATAATAATTATTTTTATATTTTAAAACAAGTAATGAATAAATATAAAACATTACCAATTTATATGTATGATTTTGAAACAGTTAAATTTGCTGTACCAAAATATAATAAAGTTAATCCTTATTATCAAATTCCTTTTCAATACTCAATTGATATAATTCATGATAAAAACTATGATTATAATAATCCAGATAGTATGATTCATTATGATTTTTTAGCAAATGATTATCAAGATCCAAGAAAAGAATTTATTATTAATTTTTTAAAAGATATTTTTAGTAATAAAAAAGGTGTTTATGTTGCTTATAATGATGCTTTTGAAAAATCTGTTTTAAAAAGAATTGCCTTTTTATTTCCAAAATTAGCAATACCGATTTTATATATTGTTAATAATACAATTGATTTAATGGACTTTTTTAAAGGTGTAAAACAAGATAGTAGTATTGATGCTAATTTTAGGCCTTGATTTTTAATTGCAAATAAAAATTTTTATGGTTCTTATTCTATTAAAAAAACTCAACCTGCTTTAGATTCAACTTTTACTTATAAAAATTTAACAATTAATAATGGAAGTAAAGCAAGCGAAACATTTAGAAGATTTTTAGAACAAAGAATTGAAAGAACAGTTTGAGATAATTTAATTAGAAAAGATATGATTAAGTATTGTAATAGAGATACTTTAGCTATGGTAGTAATATTAAAAAAAGTAGATGAAATAATAAAAATATGAGAGGCTAAACATGGAAAATAA
- a CDS encoding membrane protein → MQTSTILMIVLLVFVVGFVIWSTITGKKANKKEKEKRYNQVREKIKEYILKNEHKKNLRIEFEKVYARKGAEYKYRDVFDVIVQLIEPKTQKVIEIRAYEVEGLTTKVNKSQYNTEWIVNSQIDLEETKRRIAIGEKTIKLTKAEKQKLKEVEKMQAKKLAQQEKEQLKKAKEKQKSQKGSLDIYQERKLNISNKKFVPSRAKSN, encoded by the coding sequence ATGCAAACATCTACAATATTGATGATTGTGCTTTTAGTTTTTGTAGTTGGTTTTGTAATTTGAAGTACTATTACAGGTAAAAAAGCAAACAAAAAAGAAAAAGAAAAAAGATACAATCAAGTAAGAGAAAAAATTAAAGAGTACATTTTAAAAAATGAACATAAAAAAAATTTAAGAATCGAATTTGAAAAAGTGTATGCTAGAAAAGGTGCTGAATATAAGTATCGAGATGTTTTTGATGTTATTGTTCAATTAATTGAGCCAAAAACTCAAAAAGTAATTGAAATTAGAGCATATGAAGTTGAAGGTTTAACTACTAAAGTTAATAAATCACAATATAATACTGAATGAATAGTTAATAGTCAAATTGATTTAGAAGAAACCAAAAGAAGAATAGCAATTGGTGAAAAAACTATTAAATTAACTAAAGCTGAAAAACAAAAACTAAAAGAAGTTGAAAAAATGCAAGCTAAAAAATTAGCTCAACAAGAAAAAGAACAACTAAAAAAAGCAAAAGAAAAACAAAAATCTCAAAAAGGATCACTAGATATTTATCAAGAAAGAAAGTTAAATATTTCTAATAAAAAGTTTGTTCCTTCAAGAGCTAAAAGTAATTAA
- the mnmA gene encoding tRNA 2-thiouridine(34) synthase MnmA: MKQKVVVGLSGGVDSSVACYLLLQQGYEVEGLFMRNWDSATNNDILGNTNINNDICPQEQDYLDAKAVADKLNIKLHRVDFIKEYWDYVFSYFIEEYKKARTPNPDILCNKYIKFDKFLNYAINQLNADYIAMGHYAKVEFNKTTKQYELIKASDTNKDQTYFLSQLNQNQLSKTLFPLANLTKEQVRKIALEQNLITANKKDSTGICFIGERHFTDFLQNYIPSQTGDIVDIKTNKVLGQHIGIMYYTIGQRKGIHLSGMSEPYYVADKDVEKKILYVCSTSDQSYLYSTSCFVNDINWILDLSKYVSDVNEFKCQAKFRYRQNDNNVVVKKIDDNNYQVIFEKPLKAITIGQQAVFYLDDICLGGAVIDKVVK, translated from the coding sequence ATGAAACAAAAAGTTGTAGTTGGATTATCTGGTGGAGTAGATTCTTCAGTTGCTTGCTATTTATTATTACAACAAGGTTATGAAGTTGAAGGATTATTTATGAGAAACTGAGATTCTGCAACTAATAATGATATTTTAGGTAATACAAATATTAATAATGATATATGTCCTCAAGAACAAGATTATTTAGATGCAAAAGCGGTTGCTGATAAATTAAATATTAAATTACATAGAGTTGATTTTATTAAAGAATATTGAGATTATGTTTTTTCATATTTTATAGAAGAATATAAAAAAGCAAGAACACCAAATCCAGATATTTTATGTAATAAATATATTAAATTTGATAAGTTTTTAAATTATGCAATTAATCAATTAAACGCTGATTATATTGCAATGGGTCATTATGCAAAAGTTGAATTTAATAAAACAACAAAACAATATGAATTAATTAAAGCAAGTGATACTAATAAAGATCAAACTTATTTTTTAAGTCAATTAAATCAAAATCAATTAAGTAAAACTTTATTTCCTTTAGCAAATCTAACAAAAGAACAAGTTAGAAAAATAGCTTTAGAACAAAATTTAATTACAGCTAATAAAAAAGATTCAACTGGAATTTGTTTTATTGGTGAACGTCATTTTACTGATTTTTTACAAAATTATATTCCAAGTCAAACTGGAGATATTGTTGATATTAAAACTAATAAAGTTTTAGGACAACATATAGGTATAATGTATTATACAATTGGTCAAAGAAAAGGTATTCATTTATCTGGAATGAGTGAACCTTATTATGTAGCTGATAAAGATGTTGAAAAAAAGATTTTATATGTATGTAGTACATCTGATCAAAGTTATTTATATTCAACAAGTTGTTTTGTAAATGATATTAATTGAATTTTAGATTTATCTAAATATGTAAGTGATGTAAATGAGTTTAAATGTCAAGCAAAATTTAGATATAGACAAAATGATAATAATGTAGTAGTTAAAAAAATAGATGATAATAATTATCAAGTAATTTTTGAAAAACCTTTAAAAGCAATTACAATAGGTCAACAAGCTGTCTTTTATTTAGATGATATTTGTCTAGGTGGAGCTGTTATTGATAAAGTAGTTAAATAA
- a CDS encoding deoxynucleoside kinase — protein MRIAIFGTTGAGKTTLLENLKKLLDSSYVFINETSLDCPYFNKAYDDTNKNVQDYNYKLDLWMLTDRMKTFIKYKDHQNVIYDRSILDSMVFSQTDHMYNRLSDTDYNVFKDYFLTCILPNIFDIKNNWKTFDVVIYLKVDPYKAIQRINKRSRDVELDTNDLFWLNLTNAYEFWYNIYKEVVPFWVIDANVDDPNYIASSIANMIKNIDNK, from the coding sequence ATGAGAATAGCAATTTTTGGAACAACAGGTGCTGGTAAAACTACTTTATTAGAAAATTTAAAAAAACTTTTAGATTCAAGTTATGTTTTTATAAATGAAACTAGTTTAGATTGTCCTTATTTTAATAAAGCATATGATGATACTAATAAAAATGTTCAAGATTATAATTATAAATTAGATTTATGAATGCTAACTGATCGTATGAAAACTTTTATTAAATATAAAGATCATCAAAATGTTATTTATGATAGAAGTATTTTAGATTCAATGGTATTTAGTCAAACTGATCATATGTATAATCGGTTAAGTGATACTGATTATAATGTTTTTAAAGACTATTTTTTAACTTGCATTCTTCCAAATATATTTGATATAAAAAATAATTGAAAAACTTTTGATGTTGTGATATATTTAAAAGTTGATCCATATAAAGCTATTCAAAGAATTAATAAACGTTCAAGAGATGTTGAACTAGATACAAATGATTTATTTTGATTAAATTTAACTAATGCTTATGAGTTTTGATACAACATTTATAAAGAAGTTGTTCCTTTTTGAGTAATTGATGCTAATGTTGATGATCCTAACTATATTGCAAGTAGTATTGCTAATATGATAAAAAACATTGATAATAAATAA
- the mtnN gene encoding 5'-methylthioadenosine/S-adenosylhomocysteine nucleosidase, whose translation MKLIISAMYEELAYTLKKTNAQLIIDNDILKLYQYQNILLAISKIGLVNASCCLSYILNHYQIDQILNIGTCCSLNQEYKQNDIVIVNKAYYFSVDVTGFSYSYGQIPKLPKYFLANNFLNLSLDYKICNIASGDVFINKYEHLTQFINKINDKIDIVDMEACSLFHVAYLYKKPISSIKVISDVMFVSDSNMLQFDQFINKASKKIYQILNDLYFKID comes from the coding sequence ATGAAACTAATAATTAGTGCAATGTATGAAGAACTAGCATACACTTTAAAAAAAACTAATGCTCAATTAATTATTGATAATGATATTTTAAAACTATATCAATATCAAAATATTTTATTAGCTATTAGTAAGATTGGATTAGTAAATGCTAGTTGTTGTTTAAGTTATATATTAAATCATTATCAAATTGATCAAATTTTAAATATAGGGACTTGTTGTAGTTTAAATCAAGAATATAAACAAAATGATATTGTTATAGTTAATAAGGCTTATTATTTTAGTGTTGATGTGACTGGGTTTAGTTATTCTTATGGTCAAATTCCAAAATTACCTAAATATTTTTTAGCTAATAATTTTTTAAATCTAAGTTTAGATTATAAAATATGTAATATTGCAAGTGGAGATGTTTTTATTAATAAGTATGAGCATTTAACTCAATTTATTAATAAAATCAATGACAAAATAGATATAGTAGATATGGAAGCTTGTAGTTTATTTCATGTTGCTTATTTATATAAAAAACCAATTAGTAGTATTAAAGTTATAAGTGATGTTATGTTTGTAAGTGATTCAAATATGTTACAATTTGATCAATTTATAAATAAAGCTTCAAAAAAAATTTATCAAATATTAAATGATCTATATTTTAAAATAGATTAG
- a CDS encoding nicotinate-nucleotide adenylyltransferase: MSKKIALFGGSFDPIHTDHVNIIKTCYEKLKFDEVWLIPAYLNPFKTKQNSSIVDRLNMLEIIKNKFSYIKIYDYEIKNKKTTPTYQTVKHILKTNPNDHFSFIMGSDQLDRFEEWNNFDELIKMIDFKVFKRNEDYNKQVLNKYNLELFEFENNYLSSTDIRNLKHLDKQIKEINDYVNYNLMYLYERLETKMDQKRYIHCLNVGKMAHDLAIKWNVDPKKALIAGTLHDITKRWSKEQSLNYLKTYLPQLINEPYPVWHSYTAYLHLLYDWLIDDKEILNAVFNHTVGSENMSLLDIIVFCADKISIERDYLGVDKLRELCFSDLMLGFKTLLKNQYDLAIKKHGKDHIGSMLIKTINYYLKDYNYETNN, encoded by the coding sequence CCAGCTTATTTAAATCCTTTTAAAACTAAACAAAATAGTAGTATAGTTGATCGTTTAAATATGTTAGAAATTATTAAAAATAAATTTAGTTATATTAAAATTTATGATTATGAAATTAAAAATAAAAAAACAACACCAACATATCAAACAGTAAAACATATACTAAAAACTAATCCAAATGATCATTTTTCTTTTATTATGGGTTCAGATCAATTAGATCGTTTTGAAGAGTGAAATAATTTTGATGAACTTATAAAAATGATTGATTTTAAAGTTTTTAAAAGAAATGAAGATTATAACAAACAAGTTTTAAATAAATATAATTTAGAATTATTTGAATTTGAAAATAATTATTTAAGTTCAACAGATATTAGAAATTTAAAACATTTAGACAAACAAATCAAAGAAATTAATGATTATGTAAATTATAATTTAATGTATTTATATGAACGTTTAGAAACTAAAATGGATCAAAAACGTTATATACATTGTTTAAATGTTGGAAAAATGGCTCATGATTTAGCTATTAAATGAAATGTTGATCCTAAAAAAGCCTTAATAGCTGGAACACTTCACGATATTACAAAAAGATGATCAAAAGAACAATCTTTAAATTATTTAAAAACTTATTTACCACAACTTATAAATGAACCATATCCAGTATGACATTCATATACAGCTTATTTACATTTATTATATGATTGATTAATTGATGATAAAGAAATTTTAAATGCTGTATTTAATCACACAGTTGGATCTGAAAATATGTCTTTATTAGATATTATTGTTTTTTGTGCAGATAAGATTAGTATTGAAAGAGATTATTTAGGTGTTGATAAATTAAGAGAATTATGTTTTTCTGATTTAATGTTAGGATTTAAAACTTTATTAAAAAACCAATATGATTTAGCTATAAAAAAACATGGAAAAGATCATATTGGATCAATGTTAATAAAAACTATAAATTATTATTTAAAAGATTACAATTATGAAACTAATAATTAG